Part of the Mixophyes fleayi isolate aMixFle1 chromosome 12, aMixFle1.hap1, whole genome shotgun sequence genome is shown below.
ATGGAACTAGATCTAAAGGAGTTCATAAGCTATAGGATGACGTGAGCAAGATCTGGAGAGTCCTGTTCTTCTGTCCGTTGTGCGGTTACACCGCAGCAAAGGATGCTGGGTATAATATTTTGCTATCAACGCATGATTGGCCAACTGGACTGCCCCAGGAAACTGCTGCACGTGTGAACAGACCTGATGGGAATAAATTAAATGAACAGGACTGAGATGTATCCTGATTACCTGAAGCCTTAGCTGTGCCATATCCCTCATCAGACGGTTCCTCCGAGCTTCATCTTGAGCctgggaacagagagagagagagagagagagagagagagagagagagagagagagagagagagagagagagagagagagagagagagagagagagagacaaggtgaCATCTTGGCAGGGTCACAGTTCACAAAATAGCAGAGGATCTCCTTTCATTTCCCAGCGGAAGTGACAGCGGATATCACTGGCTGTACCAGCTGTCGCCGTCAGTCTGTGAACCCCGCTCTGCGAGACGAGACTCCGCCGGTGGGAATTACCCTCCTCTCTCCATCAGAAGCAGCTACACAACAAATTGCAGAGGTAATACCCCCATATCTTTGCTGGATGCATCTGCAATTCAACAGCTGAAACCCTACTAAAATCTAATACACTCACGTTTCATTACTAAGGCACGTTGCTGGCCGGCAGGGCACGgcaggacttgtagttccacaacacagaGTGCCACAGGGTTTTATAGCCTGCTACATGACCTCTATAAATGGCAAATGCGTGTGCTGCCACCTACAGTCAGATAAAAGGTACTGTAGTATAAACATGGTTTCCTTTGTAACTCAGTCCAGCCCAGGAACACGTACAGTGCGATCCGATAGTGCCGTTCGGAAAGTGGGTCTGGCTGTCGGCTGGGTCACCCACAACAGCAGTCACTGCCAGCCTCATTCTCCTGTTGGCTTTCCAAGAAATGTAATAAACTCTTTTGGGGGTACCAGATCCTGGCACACTgtaccaacccccccccccccccgggtacGTACAGCTGAAAGGGACAACAGCGCATAGGAAGCGGAGGTGGAGAAGTACAAGTTGCCAGAAGACGCACGAGCGGCACTCACCATGCGGAACTGCGCCTGGGCCTGGTGGAGAGTGTTGTCCTGCAGAGACTCGGAGATGCTGGTGAAGATCCCCAGGTCCGGGCTGAACTGGAGGACATTGCCCTGCAGCCGGGTGAGGAAGTGGCCGAAGCTGCGGATGTAGCAACTGCGGATGATGGACTGAGAGAAAACAGATTCAGCTTCTAATTGTTCAGAGCTGGTGCCAGTCAGACTAAACCTTctacaccaggcctggccaacctgcagctctccaggtgctgtgaaactacaagtcccagcctgcactgccagctatcggctggctgtctcctggcaaagcatgctggggcttgtagtgtcgcaccacctggagagccgcagctTGGCAAGGCCTGCTCTATACAGTCTCAGTCCAACCTAAGTCATTAGATCGGTTACTTCGTCACTCATGATTTGGACATCATGACAAGGTTGACGAGTCCGGCTAGTTACCTCTTCCAGGACGGTCAGAACTGGCCGCTCCTTCTCGAAGTTGACCTTACGGTGCGTCGCCTTCAGGGGAGGCAGGTTCCTCAAAGCCGCGTCCTCCGGTAGCAGTATGTGGTGGGTCAGGTCCGGCTGTTCCGATTCTGGAAGCAGGTTCTGCACCTCGCTGCACAGAGGGATACCTGAGACAGAGAGCATTCCTTACATACAAGtcatttgttataaataaaaaaaagtttagccGTCACTCACAATTGCTGCAGAAATGCTGTAACCCCGGATTGTCATCTTACCCGATTCCTGAATCTTGACCGCAGACGGTAACAGATTTAAAAGCACAGACAACCTGTTCCACAAACTCTGGGAACTCTGCAAGACAACCAGGGAATGGATtgaaaaccttctaaaaatgtcACCACACCCGCAAATCGCTAAGCGCATGTAAGCGAGCAGAGCTACGACGGGATGGTCTTCTACCTGTGCGCACATTATGATGATGTCCGTGTTGGTTCTCAGCCAGTCCAGGAAGATCTTGACACTGGCCAATAGTCCCTCACTGGTGATCACTTCTAGCCTCTCCTGAAGACTCCTCTCGTTGGGACACAATTTGTTGCTCTCGACACTATCCTCCGAGTCAGAGATTTCGCCTTGGAGAATAAAAATGGAAAGGACAGTTTAAAACTACGGTTACTGAAAGAAGCATCAAAGAGGACAATCAAATACAGGCCACAACGGGAGCTTTAAAGGGATTGCTGTAATCCCAAAACACATTGTCGCTCTATCCAGAAGTTGAAGGACCAGCTCTCGTCTTTACCTTGTTCCACGATGTTTGGTTTCTCCACATCTCCGTTCACTAGTGGCTCTTGCTCTTTGGGGCTGGGTGGTGCCAGTTCAGCTACAGGGTTCACAAAGACGTTGGTGAAGGTGGGGGCCAAACGGAAGCAGCGCTTGGTCTGAAACATCTGTGTGGACATGGCTTGGAGGTTGCTGGCCATACTGGCTTCGGTGGTAGCAGGACCCGGACCGTTTACAGGTGGCTCCTGGACCTCTGTTTTAGCAGAGCTCACTGGCTTGATTTCCAACTTCTCCTCTGAGGCTTTGGGAGCTTCCTTCAAATTCTTTCCCTCCTCTCCAGGCTCATCCTCCATGTCTTCCAGGTCAGACCGTGACTCCTGGCTGTTCATATCGGAGTCAGACTCCATGTCGAAGGCCGCTTCCTCGTCGCTCTTCTCCGACGCGCTCTCCGAATTGTCGCTCCCCTTGGCCGAGCCGCGGCTAGAGTCCGAGTCGAAGCCCTCGCTCAAGTCGCTCTCGTCCACCTTCCTGGCGTGTCTTCTCCTCCTGAGGCAAGAGAGGCGAGAGTACTTCTGGCTTTTCTTGTTTCTAGGCTTGGTTCGTGGCTGTTTGCCGACCTGGTTGACCTCTGGTTCTGCCTCTTTTATCTCGGTGACCTCCCTGGTTTCTGGATCATCTGTGAAAGTCAATCAGGTTCAAGTGAAAAACACTTTACAAAAAGGATGGAAACACATGGTAAACTCCTCCTGTGAAACTCTGATTAACTGATATAGACATACATTAATAGAAGATGGGGTGTCCCTAACCTACGATACAACAATATACCACCCCAGTGGCATCCTCTATACTCAGTTTTCCAAGTCAAGTCACAGAACGTCATGTGGATCTACTGACATGAATCCATCACAAATGAAAGCCGTAGCCGTCCCCTGGATTCTAATGAgtactcttaggggggtattcaattgttagcgttaacgctaacaaacgagcgctcaaaaaatcttaccgttaatacggtaattactcgcggaattgcAGCTCGCcgagctgaaattctgcgagtaaactaccgtattaacggtttttgcgcgcaatattaccgtataatattttttgagcgctcgtttttcagcgttaacgctgacaattgaatacgccccttagaccCTACATTCGAGCTAGAAGAAGGAACCGGAACGACGGATTATAGCGCAGCACCACTCGAACAGGACCCTAGGGAACGAGTTATCTGGGTACACTGCACACAAGTACTGACTTAGGGAGAACATTAGGGTTGTTGGGTCTATTGGTTGGCCAACATGACAAGAGAAGGGTCCGGTAGACTCACCTGGGCTGTCGTTCTGGAAGGCGGGCACAGAGCTCTCCTCCAGCTCGGCCTGCAGCCTTATATTGACGTGGTTGACCAGGTGGGAGAACAGGGCCAGCGTAAAAGCTATGGCCGCACTGTACTGCTTGGAAtctgaaaagagagagagagcaggtcAGAGACAACCAAGTCCTTGTTGACCATGGACCACTGACCCTGCTAATAAACTCCTCAGAGCCGTCCTGTACCCCCCACATTCCAGACATTCTCACCTGCCCGCTTCAAGCTGTGGACGCTCATCAGACAGATCACCACCATCCGAAAGACCAGCAGGTCGGGGAGGAAGGAGTAGCTGCCTTCGTACTCCTCCTCGTCCTCGCTGGCCGAGCTCAGGTTGAGCGACGAGGGCAGGTAGAACATACAGAGGTTGAAGTCCTCCAGGACCGTTTGGCAGAGAGAGGTCAGCTCTGAATCCACCGAGCTGGGGGAGAGAACAAGAGAAACAGCGCGTCACCATTTTCATTATGTACAGAAGCAAGATCTAGAGATAACGGAGCTAGTCTGTGCTCTGATGTCTTCGTTACAAAATCCTAGTGCTGGATATATGTCTCCCCGTCTCTGCAACCACTGCGCTCTCTTACTCGCTTGCAGTCTCCTTGAAGTAACAGACAGAGCACTGCCCCGGCATGACTTAGATGCTGCAGATATTTCTATATTGGgtactttttttttatggggTGCCTCCTGGGCACACGGTGGGGGACAGTAACCAATTTctggggagaggagagaggtctCTACTCACCTGCTCTTGGGTTGCAGCAGCCTTTGGAGATACATGAAGCTGACCAGCAATCTCTTTATGTCCTTACATCTGTGAACGTGGGAGTGTTTAGCCGTTAATAACTAATGCACATCATTGACGACATGCATATCTAAATACAAGCCTGTGCTAATGACCGTGATAGAGGCCTCTCAGTCTCTGTGCCAGCGATTCCCAGTGGCAAGTTCCCCATTATACAACGAGGGGAACGTCCTCACCTCTTCCTGCTGGGCGATAGCTTCCTGTTCTCGCTCTTCTTCAGCTGACGATACATTTTCGCGGCCTTGTCGTACAGTCTCTTCAAGTTACCGTAAGCCCCGTCGAAGGAGACCTCCGACTGGATGCTGCCGGGGGGAGGGGAAAGAGCAATGACACGGCAGAACCAGAAGAGCTAACAATCCAAGTGACAATCGCTTATACATAGTCCGCTGATCGAGGGAAGAACGAATGACACTCCTGGTTCAATGGCACAGTCTAAGGCATTTCCAAATAAAAGCTTCATCATCAAGATCAAAGAAAACGTGAAAGAGGGGGATGAATACTTTTTGTAGCTCATACAACTTAGCAATaacaaattattttcaaaataaattagcACACACAATTGATGCCAGTACCATCTGCAAGTGTAATGTGAACTACAGCGCCCTCTGCTGGCATATAAAAGGACTACTGTTTAAAGGACCACTACACTTTCCAACAAGTTCCTTCCATTAAATAATATGCAgctcatatatacacatttgcaaacattGCACCTGGGAGCTTTAATGTTGAAGATCCAGCTATTAATTTCATGCTgtgacatattattatttttcattattattattaatttttatttatagggcaccactaggtgtccgtagcgccgtacagggacaaacgagattacaatacgaggtgagacagcacagtacagtaaacaataatcacagtaactcagtgagctcaaagcacagctagaggggcggaggaggggagaggggaaggtccgccagcgacggagtccaagagggaaggcacggatgacagggagacccccaaggggagaggagggagcgagaggggacgcgggaaagagggtccttaaggaggagggctaagtagctggagagcagagttaacagtggtgaagacaggaggagagaatacccagctcaaaggagcgtacagtctaaggggtggggtagacagacagagagacacggggggagagagggaggaacggaggataaggataaggggggaggaagaggcagaagaacaggtagggagttaagtgggagactgaaaggctttaagaaaaaggtgggtttttaaagcccgtttgaaacttgacagattagggcaggttctgatggagggagggagcttattccagtggaggggggcagcacgggcgaagtcttggatacgcgcatgggaggaggtgatcaggggggaagagaggcgacggtcattggcagaacggagagggcgggaaggagcatgaatagagaggagggtggagatgtagggtgcagtagagttggcgagggccttgtatgtgagtgtgaggagcttgaagaggattctgtaggggaaggggagccagtgaatggcttggtagagtggggagacaggtGGAACggcaagagaggaaaataagcctagcagcggcgttaagtacagatcgaaggggacgTATTAATATTTAGTTTGGTTGCTATGCTTattcccacttctaacaccattctgtgttaccttctctgcagatGATAACTTTGCACATGATTTAATCCCTAGCTGAGACACCCACGCTACAGGCTTCACGGTGTTAATGgcttagggcagtggttcccaaactgtgtgcctaggctccctggggtgcctcggcgatctcacaagggtgccttggccaggaccagtggtaagcaaggtggaggactacttggtaattagcttggcttaggggtgccttgaaaatattatggaggtcctaagggtgccttgaaatgaaaaaagtttggaatccactggcttaAGGTAAAGACAGACGGTGTTTAGTGCCATTACTAGAATTGCAATGAATTTTGTTGGACTTTACTGTGAAAAGGTAAAGATTTTTCTGGTCCAATAGTGAAACAAAACCAGACATTTGTTGGGCAAATATTCGCTTTACTACAGATCATGGCATCATCCTTTTAAATTCATTGTGGGACGGAGGGGCGAGCGACGGAAACCGCCCAAGCTGCGGCATCACTCACCAGCGCAGGTAGCAGTAAGTGGCCTCCACGTGGTAGTACTTGCTGCCAGCTAACGTGCCCAGCTGGTTAAACGGCATGCCTGTCACAAGAGAGATCACAGTGGGTGAGACCGCAGGGTGGGTAACCAATACAGCAACACAAATCAAAACAAAGCTACGAATAACATTCCCAATCATATGTAAACGTTTCCACGCCTTTGCGGAACAGGAGACGGTTGGCGTTTTATTTACAAGTTTTACGTATAAAattgcaaggtttttttttgcatgtcCCCCTCTTTTAAACACGGATATCAAACGGTTAAACTGCGCCCACGACGATTAAATAACGACCGTAGCTATGCATTAATATGGATCCTGTATAGAAACTCACCGATCTGGGGTATAACCGTCAGAGCCTGGCAGTAAAATCTCTCCGCCAACTTCTCAGTGTCTACAAGCGCCAATTCATTCTGGTACCGAGCTGCAAGGAGATCACAGACATTGGTATTACACAGACTGCGCGGCGAGCCCCTTTAATCGCAGAGACACCCCGATACGACTACACAGAGCCCCAAAAACATCCTTTCTTCATACGTTTTATTTTTAGATTACAGTAAGTACAGAAAACAATGGAGAAACACTACAACGCTGGAGAGCGCCCAGGTAAAACAAATTAACAGGGCTTGTCCTGTGGGAGCGGAGTTGTTATTAACCTCTATAGAACCCATATTTGGCGATAGATGTTGTGTAATGTGCAGTAATTAGGGTGTCATTGTTCCAGACACTTAATCAGAACTAAACTTTATCTACCACCACGTGAGCAGAACGATCGTTCTCTGGCCTGGTTCAACGAGCGGAAGATGAGACGTTCAGCGACACAAGCGTTTACTGCCGCAGCGTTAGCTAGAACTGAATGTCTGCAGCTACATAAAGAGCGGGTCAGTGGCGGTGATCAATCATACCCAGGTCTCCCAGGTACACCAGACATCTGTGGCAC
Proteins encoded:
- the SMG5 gene encoding nonsense-mediated mRNA decay factor SMG5 isoform X2 produces the protein MSQGAGDGEPEAKVLHIKRLYRTVVETVHRLDLIISNKTAYQEVFKPENISLRNKLRELCVKLMFLHPVEYGRKAEEVLWRKVYYEVIQLIKTNKKHIHSRSALECAYRTHLIAGVGFYQHLLLYIQSHYQLELQYCIDWTHVTDPLIGCKKLVSASAKEMDWAQMACHRCLVYLGDLARYQNELALVDTEKLAERFYCQALTVIPQIGMPFNQLGTLAGSKYYHVEATYCYLRCIQSEVSFDGAYGNLKRLYDKAAKMYRQLKKSENRKLSPSRKRCKDIKRLLVSFMYLQRLLQPKSSSVDSELTSLCQTVLEDFNLCMFYLPSSLNLSSASEDEEEYEGSYSFLPDLLVFRMVVICLMSVHSLKRADSKQYSAAIAFTLALFSHLVNHVNIRLQAELEESSVPAFQNDSPDDPETREVTEIKEAEPEVNQVGKQPRTKPRNKKSQKYSRLSCLRRRRHARKVDESDLSEGFDSDSSRGSAKGSDNSESASEKSDEEAAFDMESDSDMNSQESRSDLEDMEDEPGEEGKNLKEAPKASEEKLEIKPVSSAKTEVQEPPVNGPGPATTEASMASNLQAMSTQMFQTKRCFRLAPTFTNVFVNPVAELAPPSPKEQEPLVNGDVEKPNIVEQGEISDSEDSVESNKLCPNERSLQERLEVITSEGLLASVKIFLDWLRTNTDIIIMCAQSSQSLWNRLSVLLNLLPSAVKIQESGIPLCSEVQNLLPESEQPDLTHHILLPEDAALRNLPPLKATHRKVNFEKERPVLTVLEESIIRSCYIRSFGHFLTRLQGNVLQFSPDLGIFTSISESLQDNTLHQAQAQFRMMHPAKIWGYYLCNLLCSCF
- the SMG5 gene encoding nonsense-mediated mRNA decay factor SMG5 isoform X1; amino-acid sequence: MSQGAGDGEPEAKVLHIKRLYRTVVETVHRLDLIISNKTAYQEVFKPENISLRNKLRELCVKLMFLHPVEYGRKAEEVLWRKVYYEVIQLIKTNKKHIHSRSALECAYRTHLIAGVGFYQHLLLYIQSHYQLELQYCIDWTHVTDPLIGCKKLVSASAKEMDWAQMACHRCLVYLGDLARYQNELALVDTEKLAERFYCQALTVIPQIGMPFNQLGTLAGSKYYHVEATYCYLRCIQSEVSFDGAYGNLKRLYDKAAKMYRQLKKSENRKLSPSRKRCKDIKRLLVSFMYLQRLLQPKSSSVDSELTSLCQTVLEDFNLCMFYLPSSLNLSSASEDEEEYEGSYSFLPDLLVFRMVVICLMSVHSLKRADSKQYSAAIAFTLALFSHLVNHVNIRLQAELEESSVPAFQNDSPDDPETREVTEIKEAEPEVNQVGKQPRTKPRNKKSQKYSRLSCLRRRRHARKVDESDLSEGFDSDSSRGSAKGSDNSESASEKSDEEAAFDMESDSDMNSQESRSDLEDMEDEPGEEGKNLKEAPKASEEKLEIKPVSSAKTEVQEPPVNGPGPATTEASMASNLQAMSTQMFQTKRCFRLAPTFTNVFVNPVAELAPPSPKEQEPLVNGDVEKPNIVEQGEISDSEDSVESNKLCPNERSLQERLEVITSEGLLASVKIFLDWLRTNTDIIIMCAQSSQSLWNRLSVLLNLLPSAVKIQESGIPLCSEVQNLLPESEQPDLTHHILLPEDAALRNLPPLKATHRKVNFEKERPVLTVLEESIIRSCYIRSFGHFLTRLQGNVLQFSPDLGIFTSISESLQDNTLHQAQAQFRMAQDEARRNRLMRDMAQLRLQLEVSQLEGTLQQPKSQSAMSPYLIPDAQALCQHLGVIRQLANSGRFIIIIPQTVIEGLDFLKKENAGARDGIRYLEAEFKKGNRYIRCQKEAGKGFERNKLKRQDTDAWHLYKILDSCKQLTVTQGSNEEETAGMVTIITGFQLDDPECFSSAMQSALQAASGSNIEMKNVLDFYKQWKEIG